The Acidobacteriota bacterium genome has a window encoding:
- the accB gene encoding acetyl-CoA carboxylase biotin carboxyl carrier protein, which produces MEPREIKDLLRFVRNAGFHEFELRMEGFRLRVVKDQPVLTGVSPAQPTAPAPPPAPPAPPLPVSPEKAEGTGVDDGLVEQKAPMVGTFYRAPSPEAEPYVKVGDSVTPGQTLCIIEAMKLMNEIEAETAGTVVEIVPENAQPVEYGEVLFRIRPN; this is translated from the coding sequence TTGGAGCCGCGCGAGATCAAGGACCTGCTTCGTTTTGTGCGCAACGCCGGGTTTCACGAGTTCGAGCTGCGAATGGAGGGCTTTCGCCTGCGGGTGGTCAAGGATCAGCCGGTGCTCACCGGTGTGAGCCCCGCCCAGCCGACGGCACCGGCGCCTCCTCCGGCTCCGCCTGCGCCGCCGCTGCCGGTTTCGCCCGAGAAAGCGGAAGGTACCGGTGTCGACGACGGCCTGGTCGAACAGAAAGCGCCGATGGTGGGCACCTTCTACCGGGCGCCGAGCCCGGAGGCCGAGCCCTATGTCAAGGTGGGTGACAGTGTCACGCCGGGGCAGACGCTGTGCATCATCGAAGCGATGAAGCTGATGAACGAGATCGAGGCCGAGACAGCGGGGACGGTGGTCGAGATCGTGCCGGAAAACGCCCAGCCGGTGGAGTATGGCGAGGTTCTTTTCCGCATCCGTCCGAACTGA